Genomic DNA from Oncorhynchus mykiss isolate Arlee chromosome 2, USDA_OmykA_1.1, whole genome shotgun sequence:
TTTTGCGATGTGTAGTGTCAAACCCACACACATCGCACTTGAAAATATCATTTTCAGGATTCCATCGTTTTTTGCCATCTACTCTGTGCCACAGTTTGTGAGAGCGCAAAGATGCACCACTGGTAAACCAACGGTAACACTCAGGACAGTTAAATCTTTTAGGTGGCTCTTGTCCCTGAACCTTCTCTGTTCGAGCTCCTTCGCCTGCAAATGGCGGAAAGTCAATTTGTACAATTTTCAGATCAATCTCTGGTTTAGACTTAAGTGTACTAGAAATGTACTCCGTTGGACACAACACAGCATCCATCTCCTCTTTTCCCTCCTGGTCTGATTCACACAGTAATTCAAGATCAGGGTTGAGTTCTTGTAGTGACTCTTCTTCATCCCTTACAGAGCCATCTGAGGCACTTATACTGATCACCTCTACATTGACATCATCAGTTCCATCAGCCTCTGCATCACCATCAGTTTCACAGAAACAGGGGTCTCTCTCGGTCACAAGGGTCTGAGAGGTGTCCTGTGGGTAGACAATGGCCCCTAAAGCAAATGTTTCAGTTTCTGTCTTGTTATCTAGTAATAGCTTATGTTGAGGTAGTGGGGATGCTTGTGTCTGGGATTCTTTCTCAGTCTGTCCAAAAACATCGTTATGGCAAAGCCGATGGGACTGGAGAGCCGAGGCCCTGGAAAATCGGAGCCCACACTCCTGACACTCAAACGCTTTCTTCTGGAGCTGGCAAACCTGATGAAGGAAAGACTTTGCTGGAGTCTCTTCAGTATGAGCCAAACGCTGGTGCTTGTAGTAGAATGTGAGCGTTGTGAAGACCTTGCCACACTCCTCACATGGAAACCTTTTGCCACCACTACCACCTCGTTTCATATGATAGCGTTGATGGCAGAGCATGCCGGCATAAGAACTGAAGGTCTTCTCACACTCACTGCAGTCAAATTGTTTGGGTTTTCTCTTAAGCTTTTCAGGAGAACATTTTTCATTGTGGCTAAATCGTTGGTGTGTTTTCAGGCCAGACTGGGCGCGAAATGTTTTGCCACATGAACACCCAAACAGATTTTCCTGTGCCTTATCTATCTGTTCAGAAGCTTTGttgctgtcctctgttgcaatgGCAGGCTCCTCTGCAGGTGGTTGCTTCTCTGCACCCCTTTTGCGGGACTTTGGGATTAGTTTGACCTCATGACAACGGCGGTGAGCATCAAGAGCTGATGAACGGGAGTAACAGCGACCACAAGTTTGACACTCAAAGGACTTCTTTTTCAGGTGTGCCAGCTCATGGAAAACTGATTTGGAAGCTTGTTTGTGTGAGCGTGTATGACTGATGAAAGAGCCCATCGAAGTATAGGATTTCCCACAGTCTTCACATTCATAGACATACTGCTTAGCCACCCCCAAGCTCTGATCATGGGTTGACTGGGGCCCAGCTGTTGACTGGGCCACAGGAGTTGATTGCAAAACAGGAGTTGACTGCTTAAGGGCTTCATTACGGTGTTTGACCTGGTGTGAGTAAAAACCCCTTGAGTCTGCAAATTTGCGCCCACAAAGAGCGCAACATAGTGTCCGTTGGCCCCCACTCTCTGAAACAAGCAAGCCATCCAACTGGGAGTCAGAGTCCAGGCAGACTATTGGGCCATCATGGATGTGCTCATGTTGATGTTCCTGGTAGGCCACCTCCTCCCCAAAGGCTTCTCCACAATCCAGACAGCGGAAAAGCCCATCCCCTAAAAATAGAAAGGGGAAAATGGGAGGTCAGGGCGACTCCTGTTGccaaagaaaagaaaagagaaaagaaaacCAAACAATAACAAACACAAATGAATATTTATGTCAGATAATGACTATGTGCATCCATGTACAATTAGGGCTTGCACAATTACCGTATAATCGTGTAACCAACAATTATGGATGAAGACAGTCATGAAAATTTTAAATAACCGTTATAACCATTATTTTTTGTGTGGaaagaacagctgactgaagacaggACAGCTGGCATTTAGTCCATTTCTGCGGTAACATGGACTAGTCACAAAGTAATGaaactttgttgctccttgctgaatAAGCAAGGTGTTGTAGTAATCAAGTCTTGGGTTGCCTAggcaacgcccccccccccctccctgcagCAGCTCAGGAGTGGAGaaaatgtctttaaaaaaaatgtagaagaTTATAAACGGTTTACATCATCCAAAATTCCATTACTGTCAAAAAGAAACAAGACTTAAGCATATTTTATTACAACGATACATATTATCGTCAAGATAAAAATGTTGCAATGGATACAGCTTTTGTTTGGATGGACgtatattttgacagacattTTACTTGACAATTATAAACATCTTTGCTAAAGTGCATATCACCCTAGCGATGGAGAGTCAACTCATTGTGGATAATATACTTTTGAAATGTAATTTTTATAAAAAGACACATGAATGTGTGAAGCAGCCTAATTTAAAAATGATTTCAACTTAACTTCTGTATTCGGAAAGTTTGATTTAACCTAAATGTTCATCACGCTTTTCAGATCAGTCAAGTTATCCTATTCACTACTGACCTGTGGACAGAGAAAGAATTGGTATCGTATGATTTCCCTTGAGGTGAATGGAGCCAAATTCAGGTCTACTCTATTGAGACCCCATAAAGTTACCTATATCAAACATTTCATCATGTCTCAAATAGGAGAATCTCACCcaaatatatcaaatcaaattatcaAAGATTCACATATTCAGCTCATGGGAAAATAAGGTCAGACCTTCTGTTTTGCTTATATGATAACTAGCCTATGACAGAGCCTTTTAAGCCTTAAACATGTCGCCCCCCCATGAATGATGCAGCACTTTGGCCAATTAGTGACAATTCAAGCTCAAACAGGACATATGCTTGTTCAAAGTTTGGAATTTCAGTTGATTACTATAGTGCCCCCTTTGGGCCAATCATTTTAATTGTGTAAATGCCAGATCTATGGCAAGATGCATCATACACCCAAGTTAAGACAAAATCATGTGTGACTAAAGTACGTACATACGCAGACCTATCCATAGTCCCCTCTTCCAATTGAAAGGTGGATATATGAGGCTCAATATGGCGACCGGAGTATGGGCGAGTGGGTGTGCAGAAAGGAAAGttgtgggcgtgtggaaaggagtgggtgtgtaaAGGAGTGGGTGTGTAGAAAGCACTCTGCTAATAGGTTAGACGGTTTTGATTGAGCAGTGTTTATTCCCTTCCATTTCTTACCACAACTACTGTATATTGATTTAGCTACCATACCGTGAGTACTTCTGTTTTGAAAACAGCGGATTAGTATGAGTCTCATTTCACTGTTTTACACAAATTGTACAGTTTCTTCATGCGTTAGCTACCGCAGGCGACAGGACCATGATATCCAGTAGGACGCTTCCTGAGCATCACGGTCAGGTATCAGGTCGGCAGGCATGTCCATTAAACACAGGTGCACTGGTCGCCGGCTTATCGACTCGTCATGCAGCCCAATTAGCAACGCAAAACGGTATTGAGTTGCAACATACAGTATCTTCCCTATTGGGCAGCAGCTACCCAAAATGTAATCGTGGGGGCCAATTAGATGGCTCTGGCCTACGGGGAAGTTCCAAAACATTGGGGAGGTGATCACGCTGGTCCAGGGGCCTAATCATTAGCCAAACGTTTAATTTTGCAACTACAACGAGTTTCTAATGGACAAATGGAGGTAGGTCCCCGTTTCGTTCGCTCAAggaacgttttgcaacagaataggCGTAATAAATATGCCCCAGTATTATTTATCACAATATGACAGCCTATTTGATTGCACGTAACATTGAAGAAACCGTAGAGTAGACGTTTAACTATAACGGTACTAATGTCACTCGGATGATCGACAATTCACccttgctagctagcaacgtCACCGACTACACGCACAGCTTCTTAGTCACCACTAGTTAGCTACTTTGCGAGCTAAAAATGTGAACAAGATCAAATGGGACAAATTGACTTATCTGGTCAATGGCTACCTAACAATAACTGCAACCTTAACTATAATCATGTAAGAATAGTTCGCTAACGTTAATTAGCTAACTAGCAAACATGGATTTGAGCATGATGTAGCAATGTTTAGATGATTGTGAAAGGATGGGGTGACTTACCATCGGTACTGTCATCTTTGGCAGACTTGCTGGCGCTGTTCTCGGTCTTGGTTAAATGTTCTCTGACATCTTCCGACTCCTGTTCATCTCCTCCCTCGCCTTTGATCGTTACAGCGGAGACATCCTCCATAGCTAACACCCAGCGTGGTGCTTGATTTGCTGTTACTAGGCCACTGCAACTTGGATCTTCGTTGTTAGTGTTTACCGCTTCTATTACTTAAATTCCCCTGAGTTTTCTCAGAGGGGGGGGCTTGTCTAATGCATGCAAAAATAAAACTCCTTTCACGGTGTAAACAATGACATAGGAGGCCTCGAATGCTGTTCGGAGCGCCTCTTACTCTTCTCCTCCGCACTGTTGTTGCAGTGGTTCCGTCCTAGGAAATTACGACAAATGACAACTTCCTTGCCACAGATCTGGCGCGAGAATATCAGCGAATCATGACGCGTTCAAAAACACAAATGGGAACTCGGGAGAAAAACGAGTTGGGAAAAAtggttttgaacggtcatccaactcgaaaTTACAAaacgggaactcgggcctctttctagagctcagaCTTTCCGACCACTGACGTCCTGATTTAACCTCTTTTTTCCAAGTTCCCATCCGTCTTGAAAGCGCCACTAGACCCAACCGTTAGTTCTCTACATGCATTGTAACGGAtattaacgtttttttttttgttgaaaacaTCAATTTGGTAGACTGTTTTAATTATTGCAGGACTATGTCATTGTTTTATTCAATACAGACGACAATATTACATTGTTTTTCAATTATTTTTATTACCAGGTATTTACATATTTAAAACTATTGCTAATGCACAGATGTAGTAAAACGTCAAATATGTTACATTATGTCTTGCCAGAGATAACGACCCTACCATTACGTTGATTTACACTGAGCAGCACTGGAGTCTGAACACAAGCATGGTTACATTAAGACGCCGTGGAGCCGGCGCAAGATATGTACAACGTGGATAAAGGTAACATTTGGAGTACAGTGGCCTATCCCATCCTTGCATAGAGGTACGTTTTCCCGACGAATATCTCGCGTCTGCTCCACGGTGTCTTAATGTAACCATGATTGCTGTCCGATcccagtgcagctcagtgtaaacaagcGTATACAATATCACAACCCCAACAGGTAAAGTGAGTTATTAGTTATTCATTTTAATACAATACATTCATTTGTATACTAACCCATGCCACACTGTTTGGATAAAATGTGTGCTCCTCCCAATAACCCTAATTTCATAACTCTAGCACCAAAACAAGATACATGTTCACCCAAATGAAGACAGAATAAGAAATGACTCATACAAACGACTCATTATTCAGACCTGACAATTTGAATAACACCCACTACAACATTGAGAGCAGAAAGAACATGCAGTGTTTTGAAACAATAAAAGGCACAAATATACAGTGCAACACAGGTGAAATCCACTTGTTTGAGGAATACATTTAAATGGTGTAAGGAAGACAGTGTACACAGAAAGAAAAACTAACAAAGATCCATAAATTGACATACACACTCAGCGGCCAGTTTAaagtacacccatctagtactgcTGACTGTTTTTTACACCATTCTCAGTAGACACTCATCACAGAAAAACTCAGGAGGCCTGCCATTTCTGAGATACTGTACACCAACGATCATACCACTCTCAAAGAcgcttaggtcacttgttttgcccattctaacattaaTTTGaatagtaactgaatgcctcgatgcctgctttacagtggggcaaaaaagtatttagtcagccaccaattgtgcaagttctcccacataaaaaatatgagagaggcctgtaattttcatcatcggtacacttcaactatgacggacaaaatgagaaaaaaaatccagaaaatcacattgtaggatttttaatgaatttatttgcaaagtatggtggaaaatatgtatttggtcacctacaaacaagcaagatttctggctctcacaaacctgtaacttcttctttaagaggctcctctgtcctccactcgttgcctgtattaatggcacctgtttgaacttgttatcacttgcacaattggtggctgactaaatacttttttgccccactgtatatagcaagccacggccaggTGACTCACAGTCTATAGGTGCAAAATATTTttgtgaacggggtggtgtacctaatagcATGGATTTACCCAGTTTATGTTTACAACACAGTAAATATGATGGTACTGGCCAATAAATCCATTACACATATTTCTAAGTTCTTTGCAGTTCAATGCAAAGCTGTGAACTCAGAAAACTTTAtcaagtgtaacggatgtgaaacgctagcttagttagtggtggtgcgcgctaaatagtgtttcaatcggtgacgtcacttgctcagaccttgaagtagtggttccccttgctctgcaagggccgcggcttttgttgagcgatgggtaacgatgcttcgtgggtgactgttgttgtgtgcagagggtccctggttcgcatCAAGCACAGTTGTCAGTTAACAAACTACACTTTTTGAGAGTCTCTGACCCTTTCTTATAGAGTGAGAGATCAACAACATGGACAATGTCCAAAATGGACACAAAACACAGCTAAATTGCTATAGTTATACAATAAATGTACATTAAAAACATTTGGAAAAACAGAGTAGTAGACGCACTCTTTGCCAGTGTCAAATCTCTCCCTGTGCATGCTGCATGTAGTGCATTTGCAAGTCTAACTCCCGGGGTAGAGAGCAGCCACAGATCATGCACTGGAGAAGGCGGTCTGGGGCGTAAGGCAAACGGCCCAGTTTGTGAGGAACAGGCCGTGGGGCGAGCTGAGGTAGCGACAGGGTCTGTGTCATGTGTGGCCTCTCACTCATGATAGCCTGTGGCGTGAAGAAAATGTTTGGGTGTGGAGGCCTTGGTAGAGAGCCGACTGCTACAGAGTGAAGAGGGTGTGAGCCAGGCAAACTAAGAGGAGGGagcggagggagaggagagaagaaaggagaggtctGATTTATGATGATTTGAGTGCCTGTTACCATTGGCTGCTGCTGCGGGCCAGCTGGAGTGGTTTGGAAACCCCACACAGTGGGTCCCACCCCATGAGTGAAACGTTGTGGGTCATATTGAATGGAGATGGGAACATTCTGAGTGGATGTGGGTACATTGGTCCAGCTGGAGGATAGAtgtttttgctgctgctgctctaaCTCCTGGCTAAGGCCTGATTTGTTTGAGGGGGAACCTTTGAAATCCCAGGGACTACCTCCAATTCCATGAGTTGGAGGGCTTGAAATTGACATGACAGAGCTGTGGCCCATCTGAGCTGAGGAGGATGTACTGAGTAGAGCTGGAGACCACTGTTTCTGTTGCTCACGCCCACTCCCAGCTTTCTCTGATGAACTAACAGTTGGGGACATTACCAGAGGTGCATTAAAGTCCCAAACTCTAGTGTCCTCTTTTCTAGGAGGTGTGGGTGATTCTTTAACAGCTTTCTGCATTGGCACTGAGACGCTCGACCATCTTGGTAGCTTAAGCTCTTGGCCCAGCTTGTTTGATGTGCTCTGGGATGGTGGCACTGCTGGAGAGGTCCTCAGCCCACCCCACAAAGCAGCCCCATCCATGTAAATGGGGGACCCAGGGAAGTCAAGCTGAACAGAGCTCAGTGTGGGGACTGGTGGTGTAGTGGGTGTGTTACCCCAGCTCATGGGCTTCGGCTGTTGCCTGTGTTGCTCCTGCTCACTCACAGCTAATGGGCTGGGATTCTGTGGCCCGGCCACTGGTAGTGTTTTGTTACCTAAGGGAATGGTCCCTCCACTTTCTCCCGGAGGAGGGGGTTCTAGGCTCTGAGATACACTAAGACCAGGCTGTGACGTTGTAGGTGCCTCTGCCCTGCCTGAATTCCTCTGCTGTTGTTGTGGGGGTGGCCGAGGCAGGCCATCTGAGTGCCACTGCTGGGGTTGCTGTGGTGGGGCTGGCCGGGGCTGAGCATCTGGTAACCAGGGCAGCTTTTGTTGGAGCAAGTGTCTGGCAGGCTGCCACTGCTGTTGTGGTACTAGCTGGGGCTGGAGCTGTCTACCTGGTTGCTGCCACTGTAATTGCTGTTGGATCAGCGGAGACTGTAGATGATGCTGAACCTGCTGTTGGCGCAGCTGCGGATGGAGATGTGGCTGTAGCTGTAGCTGTAATTGCACTTGTTGTTGTATCAGTGGAGACTGTGGTACCTGCTGTGGCTGTATTTGTGGAGATGGCTGCTGTTGGACAGGCGCTGGTTGTCTTTCAGGATCCTGAGACGGTTGAGACTGGTTAGGCAGTGGGACAGGCCTCAGTTCTCCACCTTCCACCCGCCACTGTTGGTGGACTGGTGGAGGCCTTCTCGCAGACGTCTCCCCTGGCTGCTGCATATCCATCTGGGATGAAAACATGGTTGGCTGTGGCTGGGCCGGCCTCCTCTGCCACTCAGGACTCCTTGACATTGGGACTTGATATGGAGGTGTTTGTTGGGGCGTGTCCATACCTGATCGCCCCATTCCACCCAACCTGGGCCAGCCTGATGCCAGCCTGCCTCCGCTCCGGCCCCTGCTACCCTTGCCTCTTATCCTCATTGCCATTGGAAAAGAGTAAGGCTGACTCGACCCCTGGCGCTTTCGAGCGTGGATTTTCTGATGCACCAGCAGGCTGCCGAGCCAGGGGAATGTCTTGTGGCACTCCTGACAGCGATGGGGCCTCTCGCCTGTGTGGGTGTTCAGATGGTCCCGCAGCAGGTAGGCCAGCCCAAAGCTCTTTTCGCAGAGGTGGCACTTGTGGGGCTTTTCGCCGTTGTGTGACAGCAAATGGCGCTGAAGCTGATTCTCGTCGCTGTATCCCTTACGGCACTTTGTGCAGCGGAACGGTTTCTGTGTGTGCAGCCTCTGATGGGTTCTCATGTTCTGCAGGAAAGCAAAGTCCTTGCTGCAGTCTGGGCACTTGTATGGTTTCTCCCCGGTGTGAATGATCATGTGCTGCTGCAGATAGCTGTTGAATCTGAAGGACTTGTTGCACACCCTGCACTGGTAAGGCTTGTCCTTGGAATGAATACGCATGTGCAACGTTAACACAGAGCGGTGACGGAACGACTTGCCACAGTCTGGACACTTTAAAGGCTTACTACTAATCTCCTCCCTATGCCACCTCCCTGGGACGTTGGCAGTGTTAAGTGGAGCAGATCTCCCTACTTCAAGTCCATTACCCTGCTTCTCTACCCTGACCCGGGCAGACGTGTGAGTTGTCAGGTGGGCCATCATATTAGACTGGTCAGAGTAGGTGGCAGGACAGTGTGGACATGTGTAACGGTTTGTTTCCCAGTCTTTACACGCCCCGTTCTCCATCCTCTCATGCTCTGCTTCATGGATCAGCATGTGAGCCCTCAGTTCAGCTGGTGAAGGAAAGTTCTGAGGACAGAGGGGACAGTTGAATATACGTTTTGGCTCCAACCCGTGGTTTGTGTTCTCCTTGTCTAGTCCCCCGACTGTCTCGTGGCATGACACGTGAGCCTGCAGACTGCCCTGGTCGGGGAAAGTGAGGGGGCAAAGAGAGCAGGCGTGGGGGTGCCGTCTATGCTGGCGGCAGTGCGCCTTCATGTTCTGGGCTAAGGCAAACGTTTTGCCACAGTCTGGGCAGCGGAAGGGTTTCTGGCCCGTGTGAAGGTATTGGTGCTGTTGCAGGAGGCTGGAATACTTGAAGTGCTTTCCACAGATGTTGCACCGGTGGGGGCCTTGTGTGTCCTCTGTGTGCTTACGACGGTGGTCCTCCATGACAGAGCGGTGCCTGAACACCATGCCACACTCGGGGCACGCGTAGGGCTTGAGGGAGGCATGGGAGCCCTGGTGGTCACGCAGGGAAAATATGTCAGAGAAGCTCTTGTGGCACTCCTGGCAGCGGAAGGGGTGGGAGCTCAGGGAGTGGTTCTGCATGTGGCTGGTGATGGAGATCTTCATGCGGAACTCTTTGCGGCACAGGGGGCAGCGGTACGCCTTATCCGGGGCACAGTCGCAGGTGTGGAGCCTCAGTTTGCTCAGTGATGGGAAAGTCTCTTCACAGTGGTCACACTGGAAGCCTGGCCTCTCCTCCTTGTGGACTCCCTGTGGGCTCCTTCTCCTCTTCCGCTCCACAGGCTGTTCAACCTTCTGTTGGTGCTCACTGCGGTGCTTGATGAGGCTGCTGCGGTGATGGAAGGTAAGGCCACACTCCTTACAGGTGAGTGAGGCCAGTTCATCCTGGTGAGCGTGAAAGTGACGATGGAGGTTGAATGTCTCCCGACGGGTGAACCTCTTCCCACAGTCTTTGCACTCCAAACTACATTGCCTCCGTTTCActgtttggtcctcttctcctccttcttcctcttcttcttcctcctcctcctccaccccctttcCTCCATTACAATCTTGTTCTTCACCTGTGTCTTTTGATATATCCATCTCCTCGTCAGAATTTGATTTTTCCTTTTCCACATCCTCTGCATCTGAGATATCTTCAGTAAT
This window encodes:
- the LOC118938551 gene encoding uncharacterized protein LOC118938551 gives rise to the protein MAAVNSSERRQGDPNDELGDPGGAAQKCETSDYKSTDPDNTFAVELDRIPKHSNENRESSIVTDGLASQTESSIALRANDRSEICNELVYLTSSEEKTHNTDVSFNNQRHFDWSETEDEEDGTDAKENGNDVCNGKMGMTREVQQDKITEDISDAEDVEKEKSNSDEEMDISKDTGEEQDCNGGKGVEEEEEEEEEEGGEEDQTVKRRQCSLECKDCGKRFTRRETFNLHRHFHAHQDELASLTCKECGLTFHHRSSLIKHRSEHQQKVEQPVERKRRRSPQGVHKEERPGFQCDHCEETFPSLSKLRLHTCDCAPDKAYRCPLCRKEFRMKISITSHMQNHSLSSHPFRCQECHKSFSDIFSLRDHQGSHASLKPYACPECGMVFRHRSVMEDHRRKHTEDTQGPHRCNICGKHFKYSSLLQQHQYLHTGQKPFRCPDCGKTFALAQNMKAHCRQHRRHPHACSLCPLTFPDQGSLQAHVSCHETVGGLDKENTNHGLEPKRIFNCPLCPQNFPSPAELRAHMLIHEAEHERMENGACKDWETNRYTCPHCPATYSDQSNMMAHLTTHTSARVRVEKQGNGLEVGRSAPLNTANVPGRWHREEISSKPLKCPDCGKSFRHRSVLTLHMRIHSKDKPYQCRVCNKSFRFNSYLQQHMIIHTGEKPYKCPDCSKDFAFLQNMRTHQRLHTQKPFRCTKCRKGYSDENQLQRHLLSHNGEKPHKCHLCEKSFGLAYLLRDHLNTHTGERPHRCQECHKTFPWLGSLLVHQKIHARKRQGSSQPYSFPMAMRIRGKGSRGRSGGRLASGWPRLGGMGRSGMDTPQQTPPYQVPMSRSPEWQRRPAQPQPTMFSSQMDMQQPGETSARRPPPVHQQWRVEGGELRPVPLPNQSQPSQDPERQPAPVQQQPSPQIQPQQVPQSPLIQQQVQLQLQLQPHLHPQLRQQQVQHHLQSPLIQQQLQWQQPGRQLQPQLVPQQQWQPARHLLQQKLPWLPDAQPRPAPPQQPQQWHSDGLPRPPPQQQQRNSGRAEAPTTSQPGLSVSQSLEPPPPGESGGTIPLGNKTLPVAGPQNPSPLAVSEQEQHRQQPKPMSWGNTPTTPPVPTLSSVQLDFPGSPIYMDGAALWGGLRTSPAVPPSQSTSNKLGQELKLPRWSSVSVPMQKAVKESPTPPRKEDTRVWDFNAPLVMSPTVSSSEKAGSGREQQKQWSPALLSTSSSAQMGHSSVMSISSPPTHGIGGSPWDFKGSPSNKSGLSQELEQQQQKHLSSSWTNVPTSTQNVPISIQYDPQRFTHGVGPTVWGFQTTPAGPQQQPMVTGTQIIINQTSPFFSPLPPLPPLSLPGSHPLHSVAVGSLPRPPHPNIFFTPQAIMSERPHMTQTLSLPQLAPRPVPHKLGRLPYAPDRLLQCMICGCSLPRELDLQMHYMQHAQGEI